The Hypomesus transpacificus isolate Combined female unplaced genomic scaffold, fHypTra1 scaffold_206, whole genome shotgun sequence genome has a segment encoding these proteins:
- the LOC124462263 gene encoding serotonin N-acetyltransferase-like, which yields MSVVGAQPFLKPMHPSSPASPGLQRRHTLPASEFRPLNTQDAISVFEIEREAFISVSGECPLHLDEVRHFLTLCPELSMGWFEEGRLVAFIIGSLWDQDRLTVDALTLHRPQGTTVHIHVLAVHRTFRQQGKGPILLWRYLQYLRCLPAVRRATLMCEDFLVPFYRKSGFKVRGRCAISVASLTFTEMQHCVSGHAFMRRNSEAIGFSQNPLLLARPQNSETLDF from the exons ATGTCGGTGGTCGGTGCCCAGCCATTCCTGAAGCCCATGCATCCTTCTTCCCCGGCATCGCCCGGCCTGCAGCGACGCCATACGTTGCCCGCCAGCGAGTTCCGTCCGCTCAACACACAGGACGCCATCAGCGTGtttgagattgagagagaag ccttcaTCTCCGTGTCGGGGGAGTGTCCGCTGCACCTGGACGAGGTGCGGCACTTCCTGACTCTGTGCCCAGAGCTGTCCATGGGCTGGTTTGAGGAGGGCCGACTGGTCGCTTTCATCATCGGCTCTCTGTGGGACCAGGACAGGCTGACTGTT gaCGCCCtgaccctccaccgtccccagGGCACCACGGTCCACATCCATGTGCTGGCGGTGCACCGCACGTTCCGGCAGCAGGGCAAGGGCCCCATCCTGCTGTGGCGCTACCTGCAGTACCTGCGCTGCCTTCCCGCCGTGCGCCGCGCCACGCTCATGTGTGAGGACTTCCTGGTTCCCTTCTACCGCAAGTCTGGTTTCAAGGTCCGGGGGCGCTGTGCCATCAGTGTGGCCAGCCTCACCTTCACAGAGATGCAGCACTGCGTCAGCGGACACGCCTTCATGAGGCGCAACAGCGAAGCCATCGGGTTCTCTCAGAATCCCTTGCTGCTGGCCAGGCCACAGAACTCAGAGACACTGGAtttctga